Proteins encoded in a region of the Bacillus methanolicus genome:
- the modB gene encoding molybdate ABC transporter permease subunit, with the protein MNIDFWMPVSLSLQVAGISTVIVLIIGLLFAKLMAKRQFRGKIILETAILLPLVLPPTVIGFLLIIIFGNNGFLGTIIESIFRQQIMFTPLAAVIASTVVAFPLMYQSAKTGFQLVDTGVEDAARVDGADEWKVFLFVTLPLSFRAILTGGILSFARALGEFGATLMFAGNIPGKTQTASTAIYVAFESGNMEMAWLLVGAMIVISFFMLLCTAFLK; encoded by the coding sequence ATGAACATTGATTTTTGGATGCCTGTATCACTCTCTTTACAGGTTGCCGGCATTTCAACGGTAATTGTTTTAATCATCGGATTATTATTTGCCAAACTAATGGCAAAAAGGCAGTTTCGCGGAAAAATAATCCTTGAAACGGCAATATTGCTACCTTTAGTTTTGCCGCCGACCGTTATTGGATTCTTATTAATTATCATATTTGGAAATAACGGCTTTCTGGGAACGATTATTGAATCTATTTTTCGGCAACAAATTATGTTTACCCCTTTGGCAGCGGTTATTGCTTCAACTGTCGTCGCCTTTCCGCTTATGTACCAATCGGCAAAAACAGGATTTCAGTTGGTTGATACAGGTGTAGAAGATGCTGCACGAGTTGATGGTGCAGATGAATGGAAAGTTTTCTTATTTGTTACTCTCCCCCTTTCGTTTCGGGCAATACTTACAGGCGGTATTTTAAGCTTTGCCAGGGCGCTGGGGGAATTTGGAGCTACATTAATGTTTGCCGGTAATATTCCTGGAAAAACACAGACGGCATCAACAGCCATCTATGTAGCATTTGAGTCGGGAAATATGGAGATGGCCTGGCTCCTAGTTGGAGCTATGATTGTCATATCATTTTTCATGCTATTATGTACTGCATTTTTAAAATAA